Genomic DNA from Brenneria izadpanahii:
TCGTTCGTTCCGGTTTTGCCCAACTGCTGGCGCTTGAGCCGGATATGCAGGTGGTCGGCGAATTTGGCTCCGGCCGCGAAGCGCTGGCCGGTCTACCGGGACGCACCGTGCAAGTCTGCATATGCGATATCTCAATGCCCGATATTTCCGGTCTCGAACTCTTAAGCCAGTTGCCGAGAGGAATGGCGGTGGTGATGCTGTCGGTTCACGATAGCCCGGCGCTGATTGAACAAGCGCTAAATGCCGGCGCGCGCGGATTTCTCTCCAAACGCTGTAGTCCCGATGAACTCATTGCGGCGGTTCGCACCGTGGCAACCGGCGGTTGTTA
This window encodes:
- the uhpA gene encoding transcriptional regulator UhpA, whose protein sequence is MITIALIDDHLIVRSGFAQLLALEPDMQVVGEFGSGREALAGLPGRTVQVCICDISMPDISGLELLSQLPRGMAVVMLSVHDSPALIEQALNAGARGFLSKRCSPDELIAAVRTVATGGCYLTPDVALKLASSKRDPLTRREHQVAEKLAQGMAVKEIAAELGLSPKTVHVHRANLMEKLGISNDVELARRMFDGW